A region from the Hydrogenimonas sp. genome encodes:
- a CDS encoding CDP-diacylglycerol--serine O-phosphatidyltransferase: protein MFFDPKSHFNLANLFTMVNITSGLIATYLITQENFFYAIVFAWIGGAFDIFDGKIARKFNLSDEFGIQLDSFADFLSFVLVPVFLIFQAVYTHLEGFWFYLAAAVSIYYVISGLRRLIQFNINAEAGEVGKFFVGVPTPLGAILLWLVYLGYTYGIVPGQLVILFMAAIGWLLNSRVKVPHP from the coding sequence ATGTTTTTCGACCCCAAATCGCACTTCAATCTTGCCAACCTCTTCACGATGGTAAACATCACATCGGGGCTGATTGCGACCTACCTCATAACGCAGGAGAACTTCTTCTATGCGATAGTCTTCGCATGGATAGGCGGTGCATTCGACATATTCGACGGAAAGATAGCAAGGAAGTTCAACCTATCCGACGAATTCGGCATACAGCTCGACTCCTTCGCAGACTTTCTCTCGTTCGTACTAGTACCGGTTTTTCTGATCTTCCAGGCGGTCTACACACACTTGGAGGGTTTCTGGTTCTATCTCGCCGCGGCGGTAAGCATCTACTACGTAATAAGCGGTCTCAGACGCCTCATACAGTTCAACATAAACGCAGAAGCAGGAGAAGTCGGAAAGTTCTTCGTAGGGGTCCCGACACCTCTGGGAGCCATCCTGCTGTGGCTCGTCTATCTCGGCTACACATACGGCATAGTGCCCGGTCAATTAGTCATACTCTTCATGGCGGCCATTGGGTGGCTGCTCAACTCCAGGGTGAAAGTTCCGCACCCGTGA
- a CDS encoding cobalt-zinc-cadmium resistance protein, which translates to MTLQKKATIISSSVAVTLVVIKLIVGIISGSVAVLASAIDSGLDLAVSLFNLFAVTNAEKPADERFNYGRGKIEAIAAVIEGVIITASGIYIFYEAIQKIIGAEPVTHLDISIGVMVVSIVMTGALVMFLNHVAEVTNSMVIKSDALHYKTDLLSNGAILVSLVIIYFTDFFMIDAILGILIALYIVYSAFELIKEGILVLMDVSLDEETVQKIRSVIESEPGITDYHWLKTRKAGNDYFVDVHLVFTPDISLLEAHRIGDNVEAKIKAINPKADWLINIHLDPYDDSVINEEEQALGESAGKS; encoded by the coding sequence ATGACCCTGCAGAAAAAAGCCACAATCATAAGTTCGTCGGTAGCCGTTACGCTTGTAGTTATAAAACTGATCGTAGGAATCATCAGCGGCTCCGTGGCCGTACTCGCCTCTGCTATAGACTCCGGCCTAGACCTGGCCGTATCTCTCTTCAACCTTTTTGCCGTTACGAATGCGGAAAAACCGGCGGATGAGAGATTCAACTACGGACGCGGCAAGATAGAAGCGATAGCCGCGGTCATAGAGGGTGTAATCATCACCGCATCCGGTATATACATCTTCTACGAAGCGATTCAGAAGATAATCGGTGCCGAACCGGTGACACACCTGGACATCTCTATCGGTGTCATGGTTGTATCCATAGTGATGACCGGAGCTCTTGTAATGTTTTTGAACCATGTGGCCGAAGTGACGAACAGCATGGTAATAAAATCGGACGCGCTCCACTACAAGACCGACCTTTTGAGCAACGGTGCCATACTCGTCTCCCTGGTGATCATATACTTCACCGACTTTTTCATGATAGACGCAATTCTGGGTATTCTGATAGCACTCTATATCGTCTACTCCGCATTCGAGCTCATAAAAGAGGGGATTCTGGTGCTGATGGATGTATCGCTAGATGAAGAGACGGTTCAGAAGATCAGGAGCGTGATCGAGTCCGAACCCGGTATTACCGACTACCACTGGCTTAAGACAAGGAAAGCCGGGAATGACTACTTTGTAGATGTACACCTTGTATTTACGCCCGATATTTCACTGCTGGAAGCGCACAGGATAGGCGATAACGTCGAGGCTAAGATAAAAGCGATCAACCCGAAAGCGGACTGGCTGATAAACATTCATCTCGACCCCTACGACGACTCCGTCATAAACGAAGAGGAGCAGGCACTCGGAGAGAGCGCCGGGAAGAGCTGA
- a CDS encoding holo-[acyl-carrier protein] synthase produces the protein MIGVDIVVIDRIEKSIQKHGKRFLLRYLSEDEAALAKTPQTAAGFWAAKEAVSKALGTGIGEELGFHDIKISKDEKGSPSFTLSDHIAERFGIGSTSLSIAHDGGFAIAVAALESTSSNKV, from the coding sequence ATGATAGGTGTCGATATAGTGGTGATCGACAGGATCGAGAAGTCCATTCAAAAACATGGAAAGAGGTTTCTTCTCAGATATCTTAGCGAAGATGAGGCGGCTCTTGCCAAGACGCCTCAGACCGCCGCAGGTTTCTGGGCCGCCAAGGAGGCCGTCTCAAAAGCTCTCGGTACCGGCATAGGCGAAGAGCTCGGTTTTCACGATATCAAAATATCGAAAGATGAAAAAGGCTCCCCCTCTTTTACCCTTTCAGATCATATTGCAGAGAGGTTCGGCATCGGCTCCACATCCCTATCCATCGCCCACGACGGAGGTTTCGCGATAGCCGTAGCCGCTCTGGAGTCAACCTCCTCCAACAAAGTGTAG
- a CDS encoding uncharacterized conserved protein, with the protein MRVPFSEYMNEWLYGPDGYYASFKTIGKEGDFYTAVSTSRFFGATIAHYFVSLVKENRLSPASTVVEIGAHQGYLLGDMIEWIAQEAPELLETLSFAIVERQPGLQRVQREYFKERFGAEIELIHYTDPRQMGGKEVFFVANEIFDSFPCDLVYKEKTALVEVGEELDSVEFDGDDEQVLDIADRYGQTKGEVARGYEAFAASLFDAAERIVFVSFDYGDKEVRNDFSIRIYKGHEVFPLFEDGVELKSLFGRSDITYDVNFSHLIDAFKEAGFNLHAYKTQLRALTEYGLPELIEQLAKLGNRTLYIREVNKIKTLIDPTIMGERFKLVEFHKNIG; encoded by the coding sequence ATGAGAGTTCCGTTTAGCGAATATATGAACGAGTGGCTCTACGGGCCGGACGGCTACTACGCTTCGTTCAAGACGATAGGGAAAGAGGGTGACTTCTATACGGCTGTAAGCACCAGCCGTTTTTTCGGAGCGACCATAGCCCATTACTTTGTCTCTCTTGTGAAAGAGAATAGGCTCTCTCCGGCATCTACGGTAGTGGAAATAGGGGCACACCAGGGGTATTTGCTGGGAGATATGATAGAGTGGATAGCCCAGGAGGCTCCTGAGCTGCTGGAGACGCTGAGCTTTGCGATTGTCGAGAGGCAGCCGGGACTTCAGAGGGTTCAAAGAGAGTATTTCAAAGAGCGCTTCGGTGCGGAGATAGAGCTTATACACTATACAGATCCGCGGCAGATGGGCGGGAAAGAGGTTTTTTTCGTTGCAAACGAGATATTCGACTCGTTTCCGTGCGATCTGGTCTACAAAGAGAAAACCGCGCTGGTGGAAGTAGGGGAAGAGCTAGATAGCGTAGAGTTCGATGGGGATGATGAGCAGGTGTTGGATATTGCCGACAGGTACGGCCAGACGAAAGGGGAGGTGGCACGCGGCTACGAGGCGTTTGCCGCTTCGCTTTTCGATGCGGCTGAGCGGATCGTTTTCGTCTCTTTCGACTATGGTGACAAAGAGGTTAGGAACGACTTCTCCATACGGATATACAAGGGTCATGAAGTCTTTCCCCTTTTCGAGGATGGGGTGGAGCTCAAATCTCTTTTCGGTAGGAGCGACATAACCTACGATGTCAACTTCTCACACCTGATAGACGCTTTCAAGGAGGCAGGTTTTAACCTGCACGCATATAAAACCCAGTTGCGCGCACTCACCGAGTACGGTCTGCCGGAGCTGATAGAGCAGCTTGCTAAACTCGGCAACCGTACGCTCTACATCAGGGAGGTAAACAAGATCAAAACCTTAATCGATCCTACGATTATGGGAGAGCGTTTCAAACTTGTTGAATTCCATAAGAATATCGGTTAG
- a CDS encoding flagellar biosynthesis protein FliL produces the protein MAEEEKEENRESETESGSKKGGGSNIVLIIVVVLLVLVLAIGGIVAYLMLSGDDGGDGTQVTQEKVEKKRKRSRSDDMTVGPMYPLDKFTVNLMSENGRRYLVVKMNLEEDGEELTPELDKKTPLIRDIVISVLSSKTVEEITTAKGKSKLKDEIVSQINKYLEDGEIRRIYFTEFVIQ, from the coding sequence ATGGCTGAAGAAGAGAAAGAAGAGAACCGGGAGAGCGAAACGGAAAGCGGAAGCAAAAAGGGCGGCGGAAGCAATATAGTCCTTATAATCGTAGTCGTTCTTCTGGTGCTGGTACTGGCCATCGGCGGCATTGTTGCCTACCTGATGCTCTCCGGTGATGACGGTGGAGACGGCACACAGGTAACACAGGAGAAGGTAGAAAAGAAACGGAAGAGGAGCAGAAGCGACGACATGACGGTCGGCCCTATGTACCCGCTCGACAAATTTACCGTCAACCTCATGAGTGAAAACGGCCGCCGCTACCTGGTAGTGAAGATGAACCTTGAAGAGGATGGAGAGGAGCTGACTCCGGAGCTCGACAAGAAGACTCCGCTCATAAGAGACATCGTAATATCCGTACTTTCGTCCAAAACGGTCGAAGAGATCACCACGGCAAAAGGGAAGTCGAAATTGAAAGATGAGATCGTTTCACAGATAAACAAATATCTGGAAGACGGCGAGATACGCCGAATATACTTTACGGAATTTGTCATTCAATGA
- a CDS encoding signal recognition particle receptor protein FtsY, giving the protein MFSFLKKGLKKTIEAIQSAEPAKRDKISSEELEDLLLEADVSYDLVEKIIESLPEKINRTQLYNTLISLFIYRAEKIEPGDQKPFVELIVGVNGAGKTTTIAKLAQRYRSEGKTVMLGAADTFRAAAIEQLKTWAEKLDVPIVYTKQGHDPSAVAYDAISSAKAKGIDRVIIDTAGRLHTQTNLAEELKKIVRVCSKAMEGAPHRKILILDGTQGNSAINQARAFNDMISIDGIIITKLDGTAKGGALFSIAEELKLPIYFVGVGEKAEDLIPFDPKEFVDTILDAIFTEESKGAVPSSGRLHNVDVQNLSEKEIGRLQKLLEADGYEMLSKHFVKETESGDTFRLRADPATDSVEVVAKEGSVLKRYKAEELAENG; this is encoded by the coding sequence ATGTTCTCATTTCTCAAAAAAGGACTCAAAAAGACCATAGAGGCGATACAGTCGGCGGAGCCGGCAAAACGTGACAAAATCTCTTCGGAAGAGCTCGAAGATCTTCTGCTTGAAGCCGATGTCAGCTACGACCTTGTGGAAAAAATCATCGAGTCACTTCCGGAAAAGATAAACCGCACACAACTCTACAACACGCTGATTTCGCTCTTCATCTATCGCGCTGAAAAGATAGAGCCGGGTGATCAGAAGCCCTTCGTGGAACTTATAGTCGGTGTAAACGGTGCAGGCAAAACTACGACGATAGCGAAACTGGCACAGAGGTACAGAAGCGAAGGGAAAACGGTGATGCTGGGGGCTGCCGACACATTCAGGGCAGCCGCCATAGAGCAGTTGAAAACCTGGGCAGAAAAGCTGGATGTTCCCATCGTCTACACAAAACAGGGGCACGACCCATCCGCCGTCGCCTACGACGCCATCAGCTCCGCCAAAGCGAAAGGGATAGACCGTGTCATTATCGACACGGCAGGGCGTCTGCACACCCAGACGAACCTGGCCGAAGAGCTGAAAAAGATCGTCCGGGTCTGCTCCAAGGCGATGGAGGGGGCGCCCCACAGAAAGATACTTATCCTCGACGGCACACAGGGTAACAGTGCGATCAACCAGGCGAGAGCATTCAACGATATGATTTCGATAGACGGCATAATAATCACCAAACTTGACGGCACGGCAAAGGGGGGAGCACTCTTCAGCATCGCCGAAGAGCTGAAGCTGCCCATCTACTTTGTCGGCGTTGGGGAAAAGGCCGAAGACCTCATACCTTTCGATCCGAAAGAGTTCGTCGACACGATTCTGGACGCCATCTTTACGGAAGAGTCGAAGGGTGCGGTACCGTCGAGCGGCAGACTCCACAATGTAGATGTACAGAACCTCTCCGAAAAAGAGATAGGCAGGCTCCAAAAGCTTCTGGAAGCCGACGGTTACGAGATGCTCTCAAAACACTTCGTCAAAGAGACAGAGAGCGGAGATACATTCAGACTCCGGGCCGATCCGGCCACAGACTCTGTAGAGGTCGTCGCAAAAGAGGGGAGCGTTTTAAAAAGGTACAAAGCGGAGGAACTGGCCGAAAATGGCTAA
- a CDS encoding ABC-type transport system, which yields MMWIENFFAWIGKPFVHLYEMMNGFGRFIEFQLSLVPLYFRRPYRVREFFQQMESIGIGTLGVILLTALFTGMVEAIQLYHGFHRFGAENFMGYTIFVSISRELGPVFAALMLISRAVSAMAAELGTMRVTEQIDAIETLAVDSKKFLIIPRILATTVSLPLLVITFDFVGNISAYLISTKALGVNPIAYQNTIQQYLEFGDIGTGVIKATVFGFLVSSIGSYLGYIARGGARGVGIATTSAVVYSAVTIFAANYLLSSLFLFLDW from the coding sequence ATGATGTGGATTGAGAATTTTTTTGCATGGATCGGAAAACCGTTTGTCCATCTGTACGAAATGATGAACGGTTTCGGACGTTTCATAGAGTTTCAGCTCTCACTGGTTCCGCTCTACTTCAGGAGACCATACAGGGTCAGGGAGTTTTTCCAACAGATGGAAAGCATCGGCATCGGTACACTGGGAGTCATTCTGCTTACAGCTCTCTTTACCGGAATGGTCGAAGCGATACAGCTCTACCACGGATTTCACCGTTTCGGTGCCGAAAACTTCATGGGATACACCATTTTTGTCTCCATATCGAGGGAGCTTGGGCCGGTCTTCGCCGCACTTATGCTCATTTCACGTGCCGTCAGTGCGATGGCAGCGGAGCTTGGAACCATGCGTGTGACCGAACAGATAGACGCCATTGAGACACTTGCTGTAGATTCGAAGAAGTTTCTCATCATTCCACGCATACTTGCGACTACGGTCTCGCTTCCGCTTCTCGTGATAACTTTCGATTTCGTAGGAAATATAAGCGCATACCTTATTTCCACGAAGGCTCTCGGAGTCAACCCCATAGCCTACCAGAACACTATACAGCAGTATCTGGAGTTCGGAGATATCGGTACAGGTGTCATAAAAGCGACTGTGTTCGGATTTTTAGTCAGCTCCATAGGAAGCTATCTGGGATATATCGCGAGGGGCGGTGCCAGGGGGGTCGGCATTGCGACCACCTCCGCGGTAGTCTATTCGGCCGTAACGATTTTCGCGGCCAACTACCTGCTATCTTCTCTCTTTCTTTTCCTCGACTGGTAG
- a CDS encoding hydrolase, with translation MLTEILIGGAAAAVSGVAAFFITRKIDASKYDIYVEQARAKAKAIEHEAEVVLQNAKLKVAEAELEAKQKYEEEIKRVNSEFNARMAQLEKREEALTYRLENELKQAAEEKEEIKKEKAELKLIHERLESLKREYEQKRKEALKILERASGLTDEEARELVLKEAEKEARGEIAHIVRKYEAEAKVEAKRKANYILAQATTRYAGDFAAERLINVVHLPDDELKGRIIGKEGRNIKTLEMLLGVDIIIDDTPGAIILSSFNLYRRAIATRTIELLIEDGRIQPARIEEIYERVTEEFEQKVLEEGEQIVVDLGLSSMHPEIVKLIGRLRYRASYGQNALGHSLEVAHLAGIMAAEMGGDDVLARRAGILHDIGKALTHEYAGSHVDLGAEICKRYKEHPVVINAIYAHHGHEEPESVESAAVCAADTLSAARPGARREVLESFLKRVKEIEEIATSKPGVHHAYAINAGREVRVIVNASLINDDEAVLLSKEISEDIEKSVQYPGEIKVNVIRETRAINYAR, from the coding sequence ATGTTGACAGAGATTTTGATAGGAGGTGCCGCAGCAGCCGTTAGCGGAGTTGCAGCATTTTTTATAACGAGAAAGATAGACGCTTCCAAGTACGATATATACGTAGAGCAGGCCAGGGCGAAGGCCAAGGCGATAGAGCACGAAGCGGAGGTGGTTCTTCAAAACGCCAAGCTGAAAGTCGCCGAAGCCGAGCTGGAAGCGAAGCAGAAGTATGAAGAGGAGATTAAGCGGGTCAACAGTGAGTTCAACGCCCGCATGGCACAGTTGGAGAAGAGGGAGGAGGCGCTCACCTACAGACTCGAAAACGAGTTGAAACAGGCGGCCGAAGAGAAAGAGGAGATAAAAAAGGAGAAGGCCGAACTCAAGCTGATTCACGAGAGGCTGGAGTCTCTGAAAAGAGAGTATGAGCAGAAACGGAAAGAGGCGCTGAAGATTCTCGAACGTGCATCCGGGCTTACGGATGAAGAGGCTCGTGAGCTGGTACTTAAAGAGGCGGAGAAAGAGGCACGGGGAGAGATAGCCCATATAGTGCGAAAATATGAAGCTGAAGCGAAGGTGGAGGCGAAGCGCAAAGCCAACTATATACTTGCCCAGGCTACCACGCGCTATGCAGGGGATTTTGCCGCGGAGCGACTCATAAATGTCGTTCATCTTCCGGATGACGAACTGAAGGGGCGCATTATCGGAAAAGAGGGTCGCAACATAAAGACTCTCGAGATGCTTCTCGGCGTAGATATAATTATAGACGATACTCCCGGTGCCATAATTTTGAGCAGCTTCAACCTCTACCGCCGTGCTATAGCCACCAGAACCATAGAGCTTCTTATCGAAGATGGCAGGATACAGCCCGCCCGCATAGAGGAGATATACGAGAGAGTTACCGAAGAGTTCGAACAGAAGGTGCTTGAAGAGGGGGAACAGATTGTAGTGGATCTGGGACTCTCGTCGATGCATCCTGAGATCGTCAAACTCATAGGCAGGTTACGCTACCGTGCAAGTTACGGGCAGAATGCGCTGGGTCACTCTCTGGAGGTCGCACACCTCGCCGGGATCATGGCCGCCGAGATGGGAGGAGATGACGTACTGGCCAGGCGCGCCGGAATACTTCACGATATCGGCAAGGCGCTGACGCACGAGTATGCGGGAAGCCACGTAGATCTCGGTGCCGAAATATGCAAACGCTACAAAGAGCACCCGGTAGTTATAAACGCCATATATGCCCACCACGGCCATGAAGAGCCCGAAAGCGTCGAGTCGGCCGCCGTATGTGCCGCAGATACACTCTCAGCCGCAAGGCCGGGTGCGAGACGCGAAGTGCTGGAGAGCTTCCTTAAAAGGGTGAAGGAGATCGAAGAGATTGCGACATCCAAACCGGGAGTTCATCACGCCTACGCCATAAACGCAGGCCGGGAGGTGAGGGTTATCGTTAACGCTTCACTCATAAACGACGACGAAGCCGTACTCCTAAGCAAAGAGATTTCGGAAGATATAGAAAAAAGTGTACAATATCCGGGCGAGATAAAGGTGAATGTTATCCGAGAGACACGGGCGATCAACTACGCCAGATAG
- a CDS encoding DNA repair protein RadA, with translation MAKKKNPLFECQACGMQSAKWMGKCPNCGAWESFIELSAEQRKVMAEISQSSGSAANAKPITEIEEEEVTRFTSGDSELDLVLGGGIVPGSLVLIGGSPGIGKSTLLLKIGGNLANRNRRVLYVSGEESGAQIKMRANRLGANSDSLYLLGEIRLEAVMAEISKSGYDLIIIDSIQTLYSDSIPSAPGSVTQVRTITFDLMRLAKEKQIPVFIIGHITKEGSIAGPRVLEHMVDTVLYFEGDASKEIRMLRAFKNRFGSTSEVGIFEMTHEGLVSAKDIAGKFFSRGKPQAGSAVTVIMEGTRPLVIEVQALVAESGYGNPKRSTTGYDASRLTMLLALLEKKLDLPFNQYDVFVNIAGGIKINEPAADLAIIAAIISSFRNRPLSGESVFIGEVSLIGDIREVFHLEQRLREAHTLGFSKAIVPNKPSFKTPMKCFIAEEVAKVVEWM, from the coding sequence ATGGCTAAGAAGAAAAACCCGCTCTTCGAGTGCCAGGCATGCGGAATGCAGAGCGCCAAATGGATGGGCAAGTGTCCGAACTGCGGCGCATGGGAGAGTTTCATTGAGCTCTCCGCAGAGCAGCGGAAGGTGATGGCCGAAATCTCTCAGAGCTCCGGTTCCGCGGCGAATGCCAAACCGATAACTGAAATAGAAGAGGAGGAGGTTACAAGGTTTACCAGCGGAGACAGCGAGCTGGACCTGGTACTCGGCGGCGGTATAGTACCCGGCTCTCTCGTACTCATCGGCGGCAGCCCAGGTATCGGAAAGTCGACCCTGCTCCTTAAAATCGGGGGAAACCTGGCTAATCGCAACAGAAGAGTTCTCTATGTAAGCGGCGAAGAGTCAGGCGCACAGATAAAGATGCGTGCGAACAGGCTTGGAGCCAACAGCGACTCTCTGTACCTGCTCGGCGAAATACGGCTCGAAGCGGTAATGGCGGAGATCTCCAAAAGCGGATACGACCTCATCATCATAGACTCCATCCAGACCCTCTACTCCGACTCTATACCCTCGGCTCCCGGCAGCGTAACGCAGGTGCGAACCATAACGTTCGACCTCATGAGGCTTGCGAAAGAGAAGCAGATTCCCGTCTTCATCATAGGCCACATAACGAAAGAGGGCTCGATAGCCGGTCCCCGCGTACTCGAACATATGGTCGATACCGTCTTGTATTTCGAAGGGGACGCAAGCAAAGAGATACGTATGCTCAGAGCCTTCAAAAACCGCTTCGGCAGCACCAGCGAAGTCGGTATTTTCGAGATGACCCACGAGGGGTTGGTCAGCGCAAAAGATATCGCCGGCAAATTTTTCAGCCGCGGCAAACCGCAGGCGGGAAGCGCGGTTACCGTCATCATGGAAGGAACAAGGCCGCTCGTCATAGAGGTTCAGGCGCTTGTAGCGGAGAGCGGCTACGGCAATCCCAAGCGCTCAACCACCGGCTACGACGCCAGCCGCCTTACGATGCTGCTGGCACTTCTGGAGAAAAAACTCGACCTTCCATTCAACCAGTACGATGTCTTCGTAAACATCGCAGGCGGCATAAAGATAAACGAACCGGCCGCCGACCTCGCCATTATAGCCGCCATAATAAGCAGCTTCAGAAACCGCCCTCTCAGCGGTGAGAGCGTCTTTATAGGAGAGGTGAGCCTGATAGGCGACATACGTGAAGTGTTCCACCTCGAACAGCGCCTCAGAGAGGCCCATACACTCGGCTTTTCAAAAGCTATAGTCCCCAACAAACCGTCGTTCAAGACACCCATGAAGTGCTTCATAGCCGAAGAGGTCGCCAAAGTGGTGGAGTGGATGTAG
- a CDS encoding putative lipoprotein thiredoxin translates to MKLKIVSLCAIVLAASLLTGCTEKREESTKSEKVEKRVKSFVLKDTNTTVKATLNDEGISFDVEEPVVLLNFFATWCPPCKAEIPHLVSLQNRYAGKIKVVAVLVEEHVPQRVIKRFKQDHEINYFVSNSAENMKLASVTADMLHQPQNFSIPMMVLFVNGKYFRHYIGMVPEEMLESDIKDALKEAGR, encoded by the coding sequence ATGAAATTGAAAATAGTATCGCTGTGTGCCATCGTGCTGGCGGCCTCTCTTCTTACAGGCTGTACGGAGAAGAGAGAGGAGAGCACAAAGAGTGAAAAGGTCGAAAAGAGAGTCAAATCTTTCGTTTTAAAAGATACGAACACTACAGTAAAAGCGACCCTGAACGACGAAGGGATATCTTTCGATGTCGAAGAACCGGTGGTGCTGCTCAATTTCTTCGCTACATGGTGCCCTCCGTGCAAAGCCGAAATACCGCACCTGGTCAGCCTTCAGAACAGATATGCCGGAAAGATCAAAGTAGTCGCCGTACTGGTTGAAGAGCATGTACCCCAAAGAGTCATAAAGAGGTTCAAACAGGATCATGAAATAAACTATTTCGTCTCCAACTCCGCGGAAAACATGAAGCTCGCTTCGGTAACCGCCGATATGCTGCACCAACCGCAAAACTTCTCCATCCCGATGATGGTTCTCTTCGTAAACGGAAAGTACTTCCGCCACTACATAGGAATGGTGCCCGAAGAGATGCTCGAGAGCGATATCAAAGATGCTCTGAAGGAGGCAGGCAGATAA
- a CDS encoding ankyrin repeats containing protein: MHEAAYAGDMKRVESIVSKGGSDIDAQSKAGISPLHIAVKTRNLKMVEYLLDHGADVDIQDNNGYTPLHYAVSQHRLKIVHSLILHDADVNLQNGAGITPLQQAAYSNDFTIADFLLRNGADPDILNLNGVNACELAYAKGNFAMAEHLKPFTHGECGKYVDELKKGGKRDESHGKR; this comes from the coding sequence TTGCACGAAGCGGCCTATGCGGGAGATATGAAGAGGGTAGAGAGTATCGTATCGAAAGGCGGCAGCGATATAGACGCGCAGTCTAAAGCGGGTATTTCGCCGCTTCATATTGCGGTTAAGACCAGAAATCTGAAGATGGTGGAGTATCTGCTGGATCACGGTGCGGATGTGGATATTCAGGATAACAACGGATACACACCGCTGCACTATGCGGTCTCTCAGCATAGATTAAAGATAGTACACTCGCTTATATTGCATGATGCAGATGTAAATCTGCAAAACGGTGCAGGTATAACTCCGCTTCAGCAGGCTGCGTACAGCAACGACTTTACGATAGCCGATTTTCTGCTGAGAAACGGGGCTGACCCCGACATTTTGAATCTCAACGGGGTCAATGCCTGTGAACTGGCTTACGCCAAAGGGAATTTCGCGATGGCGGAGCATCTTAAGCCGTTTACGCACGGGGAGTGCGGAAAGTATGTAGATGAACTGAAAAAGGGAGGAAAGAGAGATGAGAGTCACGGTAAACGGTGA
- a CDS encoding endonuclease V, with the protein MILAIDVSYHRNGATVAGVAFSDRFCKKEVAVFRSRLNSVEEYIPGSFFKRELPCILHLISKYTLSPDMILIDGYVFLDEKGRPGLGKYLFDALEKSVPVIGVAKSRFKTIPDETAIYRGRSRSPLYVTSAGVSLNEAKEFVMSMYGDFRIPYMLKKADRIARGVEPKNLEKGGW; encoded by the coding sequence TTGATTCTGGCCATTGACGTAAGCTATCATCGAAACGGTGCTACAGTCGCGGGTGTAGCATTTTCAGACCGCTTCTGCAAGAAGGAAGTAGCGGTATTTCGAAGCCGCCTGAACAGTGTTGAAGAGTATATTCCAGGCAGTTTTTTCAAAAGAGAGCTTCCATGCATTCTGCATCTGATCAGCAAATACACCCTTTCACCGGATATGATTCTGATTGACGGCTACGTTTTTCTTGATGAAAAGGGCAGACCCGGACTTGGAAAATATCTGTTTGACGCTCTTGAAAAGAGTGTGCCTGTTATAGGTGTAGCCAAGAGCAGGTTTAAAACTATACCAGATGAGACGGCGATTTACCGCGGCAGGAGCAGATCACCGCTCTATGTCACAAGTGCAGGAGTTTCCCTGAATGAGGCGAAAGAGTTCGTTATGTCGATGTATGGAGATTTCCGCATACCATATATGTTGAAAAAAGCCGACCGGATTGCAAGAGGGGTTGAGCCGAAAAATCTTGAAAAGGGAGGCTGGTAG
- a CDS encoding 5-formyltetrahydrofolate cyclo-ligase, translated as MDKRVFREICLKRLEKASGRGRLYRSRLVMRRVEYIIKKYNPKSVLFYMPISHEPDLRPLFRRFAGRMKIYVPFMEGKSFKLVQYRLPLRKKRFGIIEPNNSHFYLPKIDMAVVPVVGVDGKMRRIGFGKGMYDRFFASLKERPITLFVQISKCYTKEIVTDSFDIEADYYITPEDIIVRGKRYVDRDFDRRCRSSR; from the coding sequence TTGGACAAACGGGTATTTAGGGAAATCTGCCTGAAACGGCTCGAAAAGGCTTCCGGAAGGGGCAGGTTATATAGAAGCCGCCTGGTTATGCGGCGCGTAGAGTATATTATAAAAAAATATAATCCAAAATCCGTTTTGTTCTATATGCCGATCTCTCATGAACCGGACCTCAGACCGCTATTCAGACGGTTTGCCGGGCGTATGAAGATATATGTTCCATTTATGGAAGGAAAAAGTTTTAAACTGGTACAATATAGACTGCCTCTGCGAAAAAAACGCTTTGGCATAATAGAACCGAATAATTCACATTTTTATCTGCCGAAAATAGATATGGCGGTCGTTCCGGTCGTGGGGGTTGACGGAAAGATGCGCCGCATAGGATTTGGAAAAGGTATGTACGACAGGTTTTTTGCATCGTTGAAAGAGAGACCGATAACACTGTTTGTACAGATCTCCAAGTGTTATACGAAGGAGATCGTTACCGATAGTTTTGATATCGAGGCAGACTATTATATAACCCCCGAAGATATTATAGTCCGAGGGAAACGATATGTTGACAGAGATTTTGATAGGAGGTGCCGCAGCAGCCGTTAG